In Candidatus Paceibacterota bacterium, the DNA window GTTATCTGACTTAAAAGAAATAGTTCCGCTATAATCTTTCACGTCAATAATGATAGCGTTTATTTCTGTGTCATCGGCGATTTTTGCTAAACGCTCGCGAAATGATGGCATACTTCCCGCACACGCTGTCATATAAATTCCCTTTAGTGGTTCTGGAGTTTTAAGATGAACAACCGACAATTCTGTTTTTACCGATTCTCCAGAAGCTTTAGTGTCAGCCGCCTTAACACTGGCAACTTCCTTTAATTTTTCTTCTTTTTTAATATTTTGATCTTCGTTTAAGTAAACATTCTGTGTTAACTGAGCAATACCAAAATACGAAACAGCGAAAAACCCCGTTAAAAGGCCTCCGACTAAAAATGGTTTTTTAATATTTTTTTTAACCATTTACTATATTGACCCCATAAACCCGCCTGGCTCTTTGTTATCACCAGGAACAGCATCACCAATTGTCGTTGAGCTATTGTTTGTTGCTATTTTGGGGACCATATTTTCAGTAAAAGAATTTTCTTTTTTCTCCAACGGTTCGCTACGTTCACCACTTCGATAGGCAATAAAGGCTAGTGTCGAGATTGCTACACCAAATACAAACGTAAAAAATGAACGCCACGCCCCAGGGAAACCCGTCAGTGGTAAAATGGCCGTTAAAATACCGAGTAAAATGATTGTTCTCTTTTTTGACATAACTTCAGTATAACGTATTGCTTCCCAGCAACAAAACACATGTATTAATTAACAATTACAACAAACTCTCCGCGGATTTTCTCTTTGTTTTTTTCAAAAAATAAAATCAGTTCGTCGGCTGTACCAAAAAGCATTTCCTCGTGAATTTTTGTAAGTTCACGTCCAATTATAATTTTACGCTCCGGACAAAACTTTTTTAAACTATCAAGGGCCTTCGAAATTCTGTGAGGAGATTCATAAAAAATTACTGGCCGTTTTGTTTCGACAATTTCTTTGAATATTGTTTCTCTTCCTTTTTTATGTGGCAAAAACCCTAAAAACAAAAACTCCGAAGCTGGGATTCCTGCAACAGATAAAGCAGAGGTTAATGCTGATGGCCCAGGAATAGTGACGATTGAGATTTCCTCAGAGGAAAACCTCTCTCTGAGCTTTCCAACTAAATGAGAGCCTGGGTCAGAGATAGCTGGAGTCCCAGCATCTGAAACAAGTGCTAGCGACTTCCCTTCTTCAATTAGTCCGAAAATTTTTTTAAGTGTTGCGTCAGTTGAATGTGCATCATAACGAATCAGTGGCTTTTTGATTTCGTATCTCGACAGAAGTTTTGCAGTCACTCGTGTATCTTCACAAAGAATTGCATCAACCTCTCCCAGTACACGAATAGCCCTCAAGGTTATATCCTCTAAGTTTCCGATTGGTGTCGCAACGATAAAAAACGTAGTCATATTTGAATCCTAAATGAAATCTAACAAAAAGTGAACCGGGTGCTTTCGCACCCGGACTGCTCACTCCTCCTTCAGTAGTAGCTGTAGACTCTCGGCACTTCTTCGTCTCCTTGAAATACGAGACGCTCCTCGTGTCGGCCGAGATAAACAACCGCCCATCCTCCCTTGAACATAAACCACAAATTGCCGTGCCCGCGAGCATCCTCATTGTTCCCCTTGATTAAATGTGGGTGACCGAACTTCTCGAGTCTAAAGCTACATGATCCGGATTGCGTCACCGCTTCTCCGAATTCACTACACTCCTTGACCCAATTCATACATAGAACAAGGGTCTCGCCAACAATAAACTGGCGATATACGGCATAAAGTGGACCCCTGAATACTCGCCCGTTCGTATGTATTTCCACGTCGACCCGATGCATCCTTTGCAGAAGGTCTGAAGTCCAACGTGGAGTTTCTACCGAACCCCACTCAACGAGTTTTTTACCGCTGGCCTTCATTTTCTGCCCAACGAAAAGAGCTACGTGGTTAATTGCTCGCATCAATAATGCTAATGCGATAATCAGGTAGAACGAAATGTTCTTACGAACACGCTCACAAAACAAACACTTAGCTTTTTCCATTTTTCACCCCCACACAAAGAATTGGCCACAAGCACTGGCAACAAAATAACAAAGAGTTCCTAAAGACTTATTATATCAGATTACTTAATTAAACTATCCCCTATTTTAAAAACATCACCAGCCCCCATTGTTATTAAAACATCGCCATCTTTTAGGGTGCTTTTGAGATGACCTTCTATGTCTGTAAAACCAAAAAACGACTTGGCCTTATTACCAATTTTTGAAGCAAGCATTTCACTATTGATACTTCCGTCAAATTGTTCCCGCGCAGCGTATATTGGCGCAATTAAAACAGTATCGGCATCATTAAATGCGTTTGCAAAGTCATTTAATAATAATTTTGTGCGCGAATAAAGGTGGGGCTGAAAAACAACTGTAATTTTTTTATCTTGAAATTTTTCTCGAGCCCCAGAAAGTGTTGCTACAACCTCTGTTGGATGGTGCCCGTAGTCATCGTAAATAAGAGCTCCGTTTTCACTCTTTCCTTTGTACTCAAATCTTCGCCATGTACCCTTAAATTCTTTAAGTGATTTTTTTGCTCTGGAAATATCTATCCCAACCACATTAGCGACGGCAAGTGCGACCGCCGCGTTTTTTCTGTTGTGTTCCCCTAAAACAAGCATTTCTATTTCGCTATCATAAAAATCCATATAGTCGACAACGGTAGACGTTGTTTTGTTTACAATATCCATCAGCCGCTCATCGCCACGATCGCATACCAAAACCCCTTCTCTTGGAATCAATTCAACAAAAGACTTAAAGGCGCTTTTGATATCTTCCAAATCTTTATAATAATCAAGGTGATCATTATCAATGTTTGTAATCACTCCGATTGTTGGGTTGATATTCAAAAATGAACGTCGATATTCACAAGCTTCAACTATAAAATACTCTCCTCTCCCTGCAACAAAATTACTCCTCCCAGAAGCAGACTCCTCAAGCAACTTGCTGCCAACCACAACTGTTGGGTCTTTTTCCGCGTCAATAAAAATTTTGGCAATCATTGCGGTGGTTGTTGTCTTGCCGTGCGTTCCGGATACTGCAATTGTTTTTTTATTTTTAGAAATTAACCCAAGTACTTCTGGGTAAGACAGGTAGACGATGTCTCGCTCTTTTGCTGACACAAATTCTGGATTATCACTATTTACAGCAACGGTATAAACAACCAAATCAACACCATCTCCAACGTTTTCTTTCTTATGCCCAACGAAAATAGTTGCCCCAGAAAGAGCTAGCTCTTTAGTAATTTCAGATTCTTTAACGTCCGATCCGGAAACTTTTTTTCCCTCCAAAATCATCATTCTCGCTATTGCCGACACACCTATGCCTCCAATACCTATAAAATGAATGTTGTTATATTTTTTTAAATCCATTGTAAAAATTAGCTTAACACATCAATAGTATAATTTTTAGACCCAAAAATTTCTTTTACTTTTTGCCTAAAAAATGGCGAGTCTTTGGAAATAACAAAGCGAAGACCTCCTTCCCCTTTTTCGTTAAATCGCCCAGCGACCTCTTCGGCAACAACGAATGCTGGGTTAAAAATTTCTACATCGTTACCAACCACGTCACGAAAAATATCTTCAACTATTGGGTAATGTGTGCAAGCAAGCACTAATGTATCAAATTTACCTTTGTGTTTTTCTAAAACATTGGCAATCATTCCGCGCATTCCCGCTTCAGATGTTCCCTCCTCGATTGCCCCGGCTAAGTACGGAATGGGGTAAGCTTCAACATCCATACCAAGTGCCAAAAATCCATTCTGATAAATTCCTGAACGAATCGTCGCTGTTGTGCCAACAAGAAGTATTCTTGAACTTCGCCTTTCCCTAAAAGCTCGAACTGTCGGACCAACCATCTCAACAATATCAATCGGTTTAATATCTAAAATATCAAACATTGGCATAACAATATTTGAAGAAACACTATTACAGGCGCTGACAATCTGCGTAGCACCCTCACTAAGCAATCTTTGCATTCCAAGTACAGTGAGCGCACCAAGTTCTTCGGGGGTCTTTTCTCCATAAGGAGAATTTTTTAAATCTCCAAAATAAACAAAATTAGCCTGTGGTAATCGTGCGATTATTTCTTTCAAAACAGTAAGGCCACCCGAGCCTGAATCAAAAATTCCAATCATAGTGCCCGGGAGAGGATTTGAACCTCCACACCCTTACGAGTACAACGCTCTGAACGTTGCGTGTCTACCAATTTCACCACTCGGGCTTTCTCACCAATTTCCACAAAATACAATTTGTTTTTATTTATCCGCAAAATTAATTTTAGCGAGCTTGCTATATATAAGCGTGTACGCAAAAAAGGTCATTGGAACTGTTACAAACAAACCAATACCCAAAGCTAGTACGCCCAAGAGGTTCAATCCAATAATTGCCAAAAAGACCCTAACAAGGTGCCAACCCTGACCTTTTGTCATCATCCAGCTTTCAGTAAGAGCTTCGAGTGGGTTGAGCTCTTTATCGATAATCAAAAATTTATAAAACTGAAATCTTATGGCAAAAATGATTCCCGGAACGATAAGTAAAACAAGACCAAAAATAACAATCACAAAATAAAACAAAGTCCCAATTAGATAATTCAAAAAAAGATGAGACTTATCAAAAAAATTCTTAAACTTAACACTTTTTTCTTCCAAAAACATTAAGGCTATGTGAATAACTCCAATATTTACAATTGCATTAAAAACCCAAGCAAAAAAAGAAAAAAAGAAATGTCCCCAAAAATTGCCGTTCTGCTCAAAGGCGCGAGAAACCATTTCTAAAACAGTCGAGGAAAAAAGAGAGAAAATCATCACAAAGAAAACCAACCAAAAATGCTTCTTTGTTTTCTGCCAACCAAATTTAATGGCTTCTTCTATGTTGAAATGGTATTCCTTCATATCTTTAAATTATACAATAAAAACAAAAAGCTGAGAAAAAATGTGCGAGTGGAAGGAATCGGACCTTCGACCTCTGTCTTATCAGGACAGCGTTCTACCACTGAACTACACTCGCATACAAGACACCTTTCTTACAAAACACCATTATTGAAACCGAATGAACCGAATATATACCAATTTCTTAATTGCGTATATCAGGACAGCGTTCCCCGCCCGACTGAACGATGTCAGTCGTTCGGGCGGGTACCACTAAACCATGCCCGAACGTACTTCTTTTTTACGAGCGGGTACACTCGCAAGTAAAAACCAACGACGAAACTATAACAAAAAGTGCCCTCGCGGGCAACACAGAAATGAAAAACCGCCCCGATGAAACCGGGACGGCTTTGATCTGGCTTTTCACCAGTACAGATGCAGAATGCTCGCCAATTTGAACGGTGCGAGCCAAAACCACGAAAGTGGCACGTATTCGCCGTTGGCCGCGCTAACAAATGCGGCCATGCTGAAGATCATGTAGAACACCGCCAAGACCGCCATCACCCCCCAGAAATACTGAGCGATGGTGCCGTTGCTTTCCCTCCTGTAGACAATGTCCTTCACGTCTCTTCCAAAGTACTGTGTGCTTCTCTGCATGCTTCTCTCCTTGAGTTATGCTCCTATTATCTATTCAATCACATAATAGCTAAAAAGTCAATACCATGAATCACCTTGATTTTAAAGTGTTATTTTACAAACTAATCGCCTATAACTAAAAAGAAATTACTGTCTTGGTAATTTCTTTTTAGCCTAATTTACTAATTTTCTATTTCCTATATCTCACATACCCCTGCTACACACGCAAGCTCTGCTTTATTTTCTGTCTCATCAACTTTCTCGTAAGTCACTATCTTCGAGAAATCAATGTGTTCCCATCGTTTTGACAATTCAATATATTTTTTCTCATCAATCTCTTCATATGGCGCAAGTTGATAAACATGATTATCGCGTGGCAAGAAAGAAAGTCCCCCGACAATATTCCAATTCTTGTATACCCAATGACCGACATCAATCCATTCCGTGTCGCCAACTGAAATCGTCGTCGAAGGATTGTGTTCAGTGTAGTGTTCTTTATACATCTTCCAGTATTCCAATTGATCAATCGCAGTTAGGTCATTTTTAAAAATGGAACCCTTTGGTGCGCGAACAGGAAAATCTATAACAAATGTTGTTGCCGTATCTGCTGTTTGACCAACCTCAGGATGATAAGGAACTCCTTGGTCTTTCAACATTTTGAAAAGAGCGTCGGTTGAGGCAATACGAACGCGACGAATATAAAACGGAGCGAAGCGAGGGTGCATTCCAGAAGAAGAATCAACTGTCTGCGAAAGATTTCCAGATGGTTTAACTGCAGTGATAGCTGTCGAAGGATTTACTCCAAATCTTTTGGCGTACTGTTGATTCACCTTAATTGTTTCCGCGCGAAGTTTATCTAAAACATCTGCCTTGCGCGCTGTTGGACAATCCCACTGACCAGTGACTGAAACTCCTAGTAATCTTTCTGCTTCACAATTTTCTTTCCACTCTTTTGAAAGATATGGGAAGTTTGTGAGTGTTGATTGATAGGTTCCAATGATTGTTGCGATTCTAATTTTCTTAAGAAGTTTCTCTACTGTATCTCCTGGTCGAGCAATAACTTCCGAAAGATTACAAAACTGTTTTGACTGTAGAATTATTTCCCCACATGGATTTGTTCCAACTGGACCGGTCATGCGTCCATTTGTTATGTGCTGGTCCATAAACTTAAGACGACGCTCTGGAAGGGTCTTAGCCAAAGAACCACGGTTGAAGATTCCGCGCTCTCCAGACTTTGATTTCATCAAGGCGACCCATTCATCTAGGAATTCTTCTGTTGTTGGCTTGTCTATATATACAGCTGAGTTGTTTGCGAGGGCACGCTGTGGATCTGTGTAGTAAAATGGCCCTTTTTTGGAGTCTCGCATCTCTACGTCACCCAAATCTGAAAGAGAAATCATGGCACTTCTTCTGACGCCTCCCGCAACGACACATTCGCCAATCTTACACAAAATGTCGTGAGCATCTAAAGGTGAGAGTTTGCGTCCCTGCTTCTTCAACATTCTCTCGCGAGTAAAATCAATAACGGAACGGATTGGATCAGGTCCTGATGATTTTCCTCCCATAGTTTTCAAACGAGCACCAGCTGGTCGAAGTGCTGAATAATCAAAATCAATATCCTTCCCTTCTGACCAAGTCTTCATTCCAAGAACAAGAGCGTCTGCCCAACCTTCTTTACTGTCGGCAATAACATGCTTTGATGCTTTTTTCCCTGTTTGATATTTGATTGAAGGAAGCTTATCGATGTTTTGATTCTCAACAGCATAACCAGCACCAGTACCACACATTAATATGTACATAACTTCTCCGAAATCTTGCCATGTAGTTGGGGCAATGAATGAACAGTTGTATGCGCAAATATTTGTCTTGCGTGCAGCAAGTCCAGCGAATTGGAAAAGTCGCATTGATGGCATTGCTTCTTGTTTCAAAATTGCTTCTCTAATTTCTTTATACTCTTCTTCTTTTAATTTTTTTCCGAGATTCTCGCGCATGAAATCAACATAGCGATCGACGGTCTCAACCCATGTTTCGCGACGACCCTCCCCTTCAATCCAACGAGAATATGTTCGGTAATAAATAAATTCACCAAGTACATTCCTAAAATATTTTTTACTTTCCTCAGAAAGCTTTCGAACTTTTTCTGGAACCTCTCCAACCTCGCGACGTAGTCTTGAACGTTCTTCTCGATAGAGGATGTAGGCCTTTGCTGTTTTAGCATAGTCTTCTGTGATGAGCTGTGTTTCAACGAAATCTTGAATTCCTTCAACGGTTGGAAGGAAATTTTTCACCAATTTATTCACACGTAAAAGTTCAGAGTAAACTTTACGAGAAATATATTCTGCTTCCTTCTCGCTCCCTTCACCAGTTGCAATCATCGCTTTGTGCACAGCACTTGTAACTCGATCGATATCAAAATCAACTATCAACCCATCACGTTTTTGAATTTTTTTGATTAGTAACGGTACTTTCTGTGCAACTTTTGCGATTTTCGACATATTTTTATTAAAAAATTAAAAAAACTGGTAAAAAATAGCTCATCACGAGCTCTTAGAGGTCATTTTACAACAAAAGCATCCCACCAGCACTGTGGATTGCCACAAATAAACATACAAAAAACATAAAATCTTTTTTGTAAACCCCGTACGAAATTTTACCGCGAGAAACCACGCCTAAACAGCTGTCTTCGTTTATTTTTGAGATTAATTTCTTAAAAACAAAACAGTAAATCAGGCCGTAAAAGCGTTCTTCGTCTGCCCAAAGCTAACCTGCTATTAATTTTTCCAGAAACTCAAAAAATGACACTGTCCCCTATTTTTATTTTGTTTGTAAAAACGAAGCCACTAGGAACCTCCAAAACGTACAGCGCTGGCAATATTGGTTGAAAAATTATTGGGAAAGATTCCGGTAAAATATTCTCTTCCATGTAAATAATTTTTTTATTTTCATCAATCCAAATAATGTCTATTCCAAAATTCATATCTTTCATCCAAAACCCGTAAAGGTCTGGCTTCTCAAACACAAATAACATGCCTTCGTTTGGCAAAAGAGCTTTTCGCCCTGATAATCCACGACTTCTTTCTTCTCTTGTCTCTGAGATAAACGTGTTTATCACCACATCGCCGATTGAAACAGCTACTACTTCGGTAATTGTTTCTGGTAAAACTTTTTCTCTTGGTTGAGGCTGATAAAAAAAAGAAATGAGATACAGCAAAGTAATTAAAAAAATAATAAGACCAAGCCACTTCGGAATTAAATTGCGCATGAAATAATTTATTTTTTTAAAGACATTAAAACAATTTAAATATTTTCACTTAAAAAATTATTGGCCTTTGTAAACATTTAGATTTGGATTGTCCCACCCGGTATATACAGGACTAGAACTATTTTCTAGTCTGGTGCCAACTATATAATTTTGATCACTACTTGTTTGTACATAAGGAGGGATGCTACCAGTAGGTTTATATCCTCTAGCATAATAGTAACCATATTGCCCAGCGACGTTGGATGGATCTTGTGGAATCTTACTCATATAGGTGGGTTTAACATTCAACGTACTTAAGTTGGCGTAACCACCTGAGCCGGTAGTTGTGCAATAATCAGGATTAACTCCACCAACACACGTAGGATAAAAACCATTATCGGTATGATACATTTCTATTGCTTTAATTAGCTGATTGATATCAGCTAATCTTCTCGTATCTCTAGCTTTCACTCTCGCTGTATTTAACGAAGCAAGAACTATAGACGATAAGGTTCCAATAATAGCGATGACTACTAACAGTTCAATAAGAGTAAAACCTTTTTTGTTTTTAAGTGAAGAAATCGAATGCATAAAACTTAATTGTCTATAATAAAGATTATAACAAAAACGTTAGTTTTTATACATTTTTAACCTTGTTTTAATGGGTTTGGCAGAGATTCGGTTACGTATAATTTTCTGCTGAAAATTTGCGCTACCCCGACTCGACGCCTTCGCGTCTCCGTCTTTCGAATCTCCCCGCCATCTCGCAAAATATAAGCATAAAATGCTACGTATTTTATTTATTATTTTGCGGAGGCGGGGAGATTCGAACTCCCGGTGGTTTTATCCACACAGACTTTCCAGGTCTGCGCACTAGACCGCTATGCGACGCCTCCATAGCGAAGCTATTGTCGCAGAAAAAAACCGATAACGCAAAACTAAATTGAACGATAAACAAAAAGACTTACGAGAGCCAAAAACACTCCTGTGTATAGAAACAACGAGGCGAAGGTTAACAAAAGTGGAATTGAGTAGATGGTGTAAATACCGATAAGGCCTATTCCAAACGACTGACAAACCATTTTTGTCTTCCCTACTCCACGAGCCTCCACAACTTCCCCTTTAAATTTTTTACGATAATAAGCGTTGAAGATGAGAAGTAGTTCGATTGAAATGATTGCAGCAATAAGAATTGGCGACAAAAAACGCGAAATCAAAATAAAACCGGCAATCCCTATTAATAGTTTGTCCGCTAGTGGATCAAATAATTTACCCCAATCCGTAATTTGTCCACGAGTGCGAGCGATTGCGCCATCGAGAGCATCACTAAAAGCCGATATCGCAAACAAGATAAAACCAGTCACGTGATATTCGTAAAACAAAAGGTACGTCACAAACGGTATCGAAACAAAACGAAAAACAGTTATATGGTTCGGTAAAATAAAAGCCGGCAAAATTGGTTCAAAGATACGGCTTATAACTCTGTCTTTTATTCCAACCTCAACCTTTGTTTCTGTTATTTCATTCCAGAGACGACTTTTAATTTTAAACATTAGTACATCATACTGCTTATGCACCAATTACTTATCCCCAACCAAAGCATTAACTCTTTCATTGATTGGTGGGTGGGTAGAAAAAATCTTAACCAAAAATGGGGTCTTCTCACTAGCTTCTCCGTTTACACCGAAAGGATTCGAAATAAAAAGGTGTGCCGTAGCGTTATTTGCCTTCATCATTGGACGATTATATCCTCCTATTTTCTTAAGTGCCGAAGCTAAACCTTCGGGATACCTAGTCAAAAGTGCACCAGAAGCATCTGCTAAAAATTCTCTCTTGCGCGAAATCGCGAGCTGAAGAAGAGATGCGGCAATCGGTGCCAAGACCATAAGAACTAAACCGATAATCATAATCACACCACTCGCCTTACTATCACGTTCATTATTGCCACCAAAAAAAGAAGCTCTCATCGCCATGTCAGAAATAATTGTTACAAACCCAACTAACACAACAGCAACAGTAGAGACGAGCATATCTTTGTTTCCAATATGAGAAAGTTCGTGTGCTACCACTCCCTCAAGTTCATTTTTATCCAAAAGATGAAGAAGTCCTGTTGTCGCGGCAACAACCGCGTGCTCTTTATTTCGTCCTGTAGCA includes these proteins:
- a CDS encoding ATP cone domain-containing protein yields the protein MSKIAKVAQKVPLLIKKIQKRDGLIVDFDIDRVTSAVHKAMIATGEGSEKEAEYISRKVYSELLRVNKLVKNFLPTVEGIQDFVETQLITEDYAKTAKAYILYREERSRLRREVGEVPEKVRKLSEESKKYFRNVLGEFIYYRTYSRWIEGEGRRETWVETVDRYVDFMRENLGKKLKEEEYKEIREAILKQEAMPSMRLFQFAGLAARKTNICAYNCSFIAPTTWQDFGEVMYILMCGTGAGYAVENQNIDKLPSIKYQTGKKASKHVIADSKEGWADALVLGMKTWSEGKDIDFDYSALRPAGARLKTMGGKSSGPDPIRSVIDFTRERMLKKQGRKLSPLDAHDILCKIGECVVAGGVRRSAMISLSDLGDVEMRDSKKGPFYYTDPQRALANNSAVYIDKPTTEEFLDEWVALMKSKSGERGIFNRGSLAKTLPERRLKFMDQHITNGRMTGPVGTNPCGEIILQSKQFCNLSEVIARPGDTVEKLLKKIRIATIIGTYQSTLTNFPYLSKEWKENCEAERLLGVSVTGQWDCPTARKADVLDKLRAETIKVNQQYAKRFGVNPSTAITAVKPSGNLSQTVDSSSGMHPRFAPFYIRRVRIASTDALFKMLKDQGVPYHPEVGQTADTATTFVIDFPVRAPKGSIFKNDLTAIDQLEYWKMYKEHYTEHNPSTTISVGDTEWIDVGHWVYKNWNIVGGLSFLPRDNHVYQLAPYEEIDEKKYIELSKRWEHIDFSKIVTYEKVDETENKAELACVAGVCEI
- the rsmI gene encoding 16S rRNA (cytidine(1402)-2'-O)-methyltransferase; this translates as MTTFFIVATPIGNLEDITLRAIRVLGEVDAILCEDTRVTAKLLSRYEIKKPLIRYDAHSTDATLKKIFGLIEEGKSLALVSDAGTPAISDPGSHLVGKLRERFSSEEISIVTIPGPSALTSALSVAGIPASEFLFLGFLPHKKGRETIFKEIVETKRPVIFYESPHRISKALDSLKKFCPERKIIIGRELTKIHEEMLFGTADELILFFEKNKEKIRGEFVVIVN
- a CDS encoding aspartate/glutamate racemase family protein, with protein sequence MIGIFDSGSGGLTVLKEIIARLPQANFVYFGDLKNSPYGEKTPEELGALTVLGMQRLLSEGATQIVSACNSVSSNIVMPMFDILDIKPIDIVEMVGPTVRAFRERRSSRILLVGTTATIRSGIYQNGFLALGMDVEAYPIPYLAGAIEEGTSEAGMRGMIANVLEKHKGKFDTLVLACTHYPIVEDIFRDVVGNDVEIFNPAFVVAEEVAGRFNEKGEGGLRFVISKDSPFFRQKVKEIFGSKNYTIDVLS
- a CDS encoding DUF192 domain-containing protein; translation: MRNLIPKWLGLIIFLITLLYLISFFYQPQPREKVLPETITEVVAVSIGDVVINTFISETREERSRGLSGRKALLPNEGMLFVFEKPDLYGFWMKDMNFGIDIIWIDENKKIIYMEENILPESFPIIFQPILPALYVLEVPSGFVFTNKIKIGDSVIF
- a CDS encoding CDP-alcohol phosphatidyltransferase family protein, which encodes MFKIKSRLWNEITETKVEVGIKDRVISRIFEPILPAFILPNHITVFRFVSIPFVTYLLFYEYHVTGFILFAISAFSDALDGAIARTRGQITDWGKLFDPLADKLLIGIAGFILISRFLSPILIAAIISIELLLIFNAYYRKKFKGEVVEARGVGKTKMVCQSFGIGLIGIYTIYSIPLLLTFASLFLYTGVFLALVSLFVYRSI
- a CDS encoding prepilin-type N-terminal cleavage/methylation domain-containing protein codes for the protein MHSISSLKNKKGFTLIELLVVIAIIGTLSSIVLASLNTARVKARDTRRLADINQLIKAIEMYHTDNGFYPTCVGGVNPDYCTTTGSGGYANLSTLNVKPTYMSKIPQDPSNVAGQYGYYYARGYKPTGSIPPYVQTSSDQNYIVGTRLENSSSPVYTGWDNPNLNVYKGQ
- a CDS encoding zinc metalloprotease HtpX, with the translated sequence MQNPYTHQTENTLKTWFIMTVFFVVVIGVGWFASLYFGNPSILYVAVALSVGMNIASYWFSDKIVLSMTGAREATRSEFFTFYTTVENLSITAGLPMPKLYVIDDPAPNAFATGRNKEHAVVAATTGLLHLLDKNELEGVVAHELSHIGNKDMLVSTVAVVLVGFVTIISDMAMRASFFGGNNERDSKASGVIMIIGLVLMVLAPIAASLLQLAISRKREFLADASGALLTRYPEGLASALKKIGGYNRPMMKANNATAHLFISNPFGVNGEASEKTPFLVKIFSTHPPINERVNALVGDK
- the murC gene encoding UDP-N-acetylmuramate--L-alanine ligase yields the protein MDLKKYNNIHFIGIGGIGVSAIARMMILEGKKVSGSDVKESEITKELALSGATIFVGHKKENVGDGVDLVVYTVAVNSDNPEFVSAKERDIVYLSYPEVLGLISKNKKTIAVSGTHGKTTTTAMIAKIFIDAEKDPTVVVGSKLLEESASGRSNFVAGRGEYFIVEACEYRRSFLNINPTIGVITNIDNDHLDYYKDLEDIKSAFKSFVELIPREGVLVCDRGDERLMDIVNKTTSTVVDYMDFYDSEIEMLVLGEHNRKNAAVALAVANVVGIDISRAKKSLKEFKGTWRRFEYKGKSENGALIYDDYGHHPTEVVATLSGAREKFQDKKITVVFQPHLYSRTKLLLNDFANAFNDADTVLIAPIYAAREQFDGSINSEMLASKIGNKAKSFFGFTDIEGHLKSTLKDGDVLITMGAGDVFKIGDSLIK